The following coding sequences lie in one Apium graveolens cultivar Ventura chromosome 3, ASM990537v1, whole genome shotgun sequence genomic window:
- the LOC141711095 gene encoding uncharacterized protein LOC141711095: MEGLKRKRGESSRWDETTEVNAGAMTPGAGMTTWDDAMSTPTPKRQRSRWDETPAADMGSATPMECNKAATAYYTPVGGVELATPTPGAININYLLSDQELDSMFPEKGYTILDPPASYVPIRTPARKLIATPTPMATPLYAIPEENRGQQFDVPKELPGGLPIMKPEDYQFFGALLNEEDEEEDKLSAEEQKGRKIMKLLFKVKNGTPAQRKTALRQLTDKAREFGAGQLFSQILPLLMQPTLEDQERHLLVKVIDRVLYKLDDLVRPYVHKILVVIEPLLIDQDYYARVEGREIISNLSKAAGLPTMISAMRPDIDNIDEYVRNTTARAFSVVASALGIPAIFPFLKAVCQSKKSWQARHTGIKIVQQIAILIGCAVLPHLRSLVEIIQHGLNDENQKVRTITALSLAALAEASAPYGIESFDSVLKPLWKGIRSHRGKVLAAFLKAIGFIIPLMDAVYASYYTKEVMIILIREFQSPDEEMKKIVLRVVKQCVSTEGVEANYIRSEMLPEFFRNFWVRRMALDRRNYKQLVETTVEIGNKAGVADIVGRIMEGLKDESEPYRGMVMETIGKVIADLGASDIDARLEELLIDGMLYAFQEQTSDDSNVMLNGFSAVVNSLGKRVKPYLLQICGTIKWRLNNKSAKLRQHAADLITRVAVVMKQCQEEQLMGHLGVVLYEYLGEEYPEVLGSILGALKAIVNSIGMSKMTPPIKDLLPRLTPILKNRHEKVQENCIDLVGRIADRGAEFIPAREWVRICFELLEMLKAHKKGIRRATVNTFGYIAKAIGPQDVLATLLNNLKVQERQNRVCTTVAIAIVAETCSPFTVLPALMNEYGVPELNVQNGVLKSLSFLFEYIGEMGKDYIYAVTPLLVDALMDRDLVHRQTAASAVKHMALGVAGLGCEDALVHLMNHVWPNIFETSPHVINAVMEAIEAMRVALGAAVVLNYYLQGLFHPARKVRQVYWKLYNSLYIGAQDAMVAAYPSLYDEERNIYSRTELTMFV; the protein is encoded by the coding sequence ATGGAAGGTCTGAAGAGAAAGAGAGGAGAGTCATCCAGGTGGGATGAGACTACAGAAGTTAATGCTGGTGCAATGACTCCTGGCGCTGGAATGACGACTTGGGATGATGCTATGTCGACCCCAACACCAAAACGACAGAGGTCAAGGTGGGATGAGACACCTGCTGCAGACATGGGGAGTGCAACACCAATGGAGTGCAACAAAGCTGCAACTGCTTATTATACACCAGTGGGAGGAGTTGAACTTGCTACCCCAACACCGGGGGCTATTAACATTAACTACTTGCTGAGTGATCAAGAACTCGACTCGATGTTCCCAGAGAAAGGATATACAATTTTAGATCCTCCGGCTTCATATGTGCCTATCAGAACACCTGCTAGGAAACTCATTGCTACCCCCACTCCAATGGCAACTCCACTTTATGCAATTCCTGAAGAGAATAGAGGTCAGCAATTCGATGTTCCCAAGGAATTGCCAGGCGGTTTGCCAATCATGAAGCCCGAAGATTACCAGTTCTTCGGAGCTTTGCTGAATgaggaagatgaagaagaagataAACTGTCTGCTGAGGAGCAGAAAGGGCGAAAAATTATGAAATTGTTGTTTAAGGTGAAGAATGGAACACCGGCTCAGCGTAAAACGGCTTTGAGACAGCTTACTGATAAGGCCAGGGAGTTTGGTGCTGGCCAATTGTTTAGTCAGATACTGCCGCTTCTCATGCAACCTACCTTGGAAGATCAGGAGAGACATCTTTTGGTCAAGGTCATTGACAGAGTATTATATAAACTGGATGATTTGGTACGTCCTTATGTACACAAAATCCTTGTGGTGATTGAGCCTTTATTAATTGATCAAGACTATTATGCTCGTGTAGAGGGAAGAGAAATTATATCCAATCTCAGCAAAGCAGCTGGCCTGCCTACAATGATTTCTGCAATGCGTCCTGATATTGATAACATTGATGAGTATGTGAGGAACACCACTGCGAGAGCCTTCAGTGTTGTTGCTTCTGCACTAGGGATACCTGCCATTTTTCCATTCTTGAAAGCTGTATGTCAAAGTAAGAAGTCATGGCAAGCTCGTCACACGGGTATTAAGATTGTTCAGCAAATTGCTATACTGATAGGCTGTGCAGTTCTTCCTCACTTGCGTTCTCTTGTAGAAATTATCCAACATGGTCTGAATGATGAGAATCAGAAGGTCAGAACTATTACGGCTCTGTCTTTAGCAGCTCTTGCAGAGGCCTCTGCTCCATATGGTATTGAAAGCTTTGACTCAGTTTTGAAGCCGCTATGGAAGGGTATTAGGTCACACCGTGGGAAAGTCTTGGCTGCTTTCTTGAAGGCAATTGGTTTCATTATACCACTAATGGATGCGGTATATGCAAGTTACTATACAAAAGAAGTCATGATTATCTTGATACGTGAGTTTCAGTCACCCGATGAGGaaatgaagaagattgtgttAAGAGTGGTTAAGCAGTGTGTTAGCACTGAAGGTGTAGAGGCTAATTATATTCGAAGTGAAATGTTGCCTGAATTTTTCCGCAATTTTTGGGTTAGGAGGATGGCTTTGGATCGTAGAAATTATAAACAGCTTGTTGAGACTACTGTTGAAATAGGAAACAAAGCTGGAGTTGCTGATATTGTTGGACGAATAATGGAGGGCCTTAAAGATGAGAGTGAACCGTATAGGGGAATGGTTATGGAGACAATCGGGAAGGTGATAGCAGACCTGGGTGCATCTGATATTGATGCTCGATTGGAAGAGCTTTTAATTGATGGCATGCTTTATGCATTCCAAGAGCAGACCAGTGATGATTCTAATGTGATGCTTAATGGGTTCAGTGCAGTAGTGAATTCTTTAGGGAAGAGGGTGAAGCCTTACCTTCTTCAGATATGTGGTACAATTAAGTGGCGTCTGAACAACAAGAGTGCAAAGCTTAGACAGCATGCAGCAGATCTCATTACACGGGTTGCAGTGGTCATGAAACAATGCCAGGAAGAGCAACTTATGGGACATCTTGGGGTTGTTTTGTACGAGTATTTGGGAGAAGAATATCCTGAAGTCTTGGGATCAATACTGGGAGCACTAAAAGCAATTGTGAATAGTATTGGTATGTCTAAAATGACTCCTCCAATCAAAGATTTGCTTCCACGGTTGACCCCAATTTTGAAGAATAGGCATGAGAAGGTTCAGGAGAACTGTATTGATCTTGTTGGTCGAATTGCTGATCGTGGAGCTGAGTTCATTCCTGCTAGGGAGTGGGTGAGGATATGCTTTGAGCTTCTTGAGATGCTTAAAGCCCACAAAAAGGGAATTCGTCGAGCTACAGTGAATACTTTTGGGTACATTGCAAAAGCTATTGGACCACAAGATGTTCTGGCAACCTTGTTGAACAATCTCAAGGTTCAGGAACGCCAGAATCGCGTGTGCACAACTGTGGCAATTGCAATAGTTGCAGAAACTTGTTCACCTTTTACAGTGTTACCTGCCTTGATGAATGAGTATGGTGTTCCTGAGCTAAATGTGCAGAATGGTGTTCTGAAATCTCTCTCCTTTCTTTTCGAGTACATTGGTGAAATGGGTAAAGATTACATATATGCCGTGACTCCATTACTTGTAGATGCTCTGATGGACAGGGATCTGGTTCACAGGCAGACCGCTGCATCAGCCGTCAAGCACATGGCTCTGGGTGTGGCTGGTCTGGGATGTGAGGATGCATTGGTTCACTTGATGAACCACGTCTGGCCCAACATATTTGAGACTTCACCGCATGTCATAAATGCTGTCATGGAAGCCATTGAAGCGATGAGGGTTGCATTAGGCGCAGCTGTTGTACTTAACTACTATCTTCAGGGGTTGTTTCATCCAGCAAGAAAGGTTAGACAAGTATACTGGAAGTTGTACAACTCACTCTACATTGGCGCTCAAGATGCAATGGTGGCTGCTTATCCTTCACTTTATGATGAGGAGCGAAACATCTACAGCCGGACTGAATTGACTATGTTTGTGTAA